A window of the Lolium perenne isolate Kyuss_39 chromosome 7, Kyuss_2.0, whole genome shotgun sequence genome harbors these coding sequences:
- the LOC127301029 gene encoding pentatricopeptide repeat-containing protein At1g80880, mitochondrial, whose amino-acid sequence MAPPLTAALRRHLLLPRRFSFLPSRHLSLSTNSLSDQSDFEYDPPLPPAPNDDGELASFVRHISQASSAASSPKEALAYLLSSSFRPSPAAPSLLVRALWELRRDPEAAALALRWGDECSATSGAEGTESLPAEAWHLAVWAAGRAGRFDLAWAAVRRMLRRGVLTRRAMVILMERYAAVNEVNKAVKTFDAMERFKVEADQTVFYSLLRALCKSKNIEDAEELLLTRKNFFPLTAEGFNIVLDGWCNIFTDVAEVKRVWREMSNCCITPDGTSYTLMVCCFSKVGNLFDTLRLYDEMKKRGWTPGIGVYNSLVYVLTRENCMKEAKNILGKIADEGLQPDVETYNSIIVPLCESYKLDEARKIMEDMIMKGIVPTILTYHAFLKQEGIDETLQLLKKMKEDGCGPNSDTFLILIDKFIQLNESGNALRVWNQMRRYDLRPAYVHYMALIQGLVKHGCVPRALEYYDEMKLNGFASDPILDKEFKTFLLANRDHWRGAGKYNLIPQRGKHFTRRIRMP is encoded by the exons ATGGCGCCGCCGCTCACAGCCGCCCTCCGCCGCCACCTTCTCCTCCCCCGCCGTTTCTCATTTCTCCCCTCTCGCCACCTTAGCCTCTCCACCAACTCCCTCTCCGACCAAAGCGACTTCGAGTACGATCCCCCCCTTCCCCCTGCTCCCAACGACGACGGCGAGCTCGCCTCCTTCGTCCGCCACATCTCCCaagcctcctccgccgcgtcgtcCCCGAAGGAGGCCCTCGCCTACCTTCTGTCTTCCTCTTTTCGCCCATCGCCGGCCGCTCCTTCCCTCCTCGTCCGCGCGCTCTGGGAGCTCCGCCGCGACCCGGAGGCAGCAGCGCTCGCGCTTCGCTGGGGCGACGAGTGCAGCGCCACGTCCGGGGCTGAGGGGACCGAGTCCCTGCCAGCGGAGGCGTGGCACCTGGCCGTATGGGCTGCGGGGAGGGCTGGGCGATTCGACCTCGCATGGGCGGCCGTGCGGCGGATGCTGCGCCGTGGGGTGCTGACCCGCCGTGCCATGGTCATCTTGATGGAGAG GTATGCAGCTGTCAATGAGGTGAACAAAGCAGTCAAGACCTTTGATGCGATGGAGAGATTTAAAGTGGAAGCAGACCAAACTGTATTTTATTCCCTTCTTCGTGCTCTTTGCAAAAGTAAAAACATCGAAGACGCTGAGGAGTTGCTTCTTACAAGAAAGAATTTTTTTCCGCTCACGGCAGAAGGTTTCAATATAGTTCTTGATGGTTGGTGTAATATATTCACTGATGTGGCTGAAGTAAAGAGAGTTTGGCGAGAAATGTCAAATTGCTGCATTACTCCTGATGGTACATCTTATACTCTCATGGTTTGTTGTTTCTCAAAAGTAGGAAACCTTTTTGATACTCTGAGACTTTATGATGAGATGAAGAAGAGAGGTTGGACTCCTGGTATCGGTGTCTATAATTCACTTGTCTATGTTCTGACAAGAGAGAATTGCATGAAGGAAGCAAAAAATATTCTCGGTAAAATTGCAGATGAAGGTCTCCAACCGGATGTTGAAACATACAACAGCATTATAGTTCCTCTTTGTGAAAGTTACAAGCTTGATGAAGCGCGAAAGATAATGGAGGACATGATAATGAAGGGCATTGTTCCAACCATTTTGACGTACCATGCATTTTTGAAACAAGAAGGCATTGACGAAACATTGCAGCTACTGAAAAAAATGAAAGAAGATGGCTGTGGCCCTAACAGTGATACATTTCTCATACTTATTGATAAGTTTATACAATTGAATGAGTCTGGCAATGCTCTGAGAGTGTGGAATCAAATGAGAAGATATGACCTTAGGCCTGCTTATGTACACTATATGGCATTGATACAAGGTTTGGTTAAACATGGATGTGTACCACGAGCTTTAGAGTATTATGATGAAATGAAGTTAAATGGTTTTGCTTCCGATCCAATACTTGATAAGGAATTCAAAACTTTTCTGTTGGCCAACAGAGACCATTGGAGAGGAGCAGGCAAATATAATCTAATTCCACAGCGTGGCAAACATTTTACAAGAAGGATAAGAATGCCGTGA